In the genome of Dioscorea cayenensis subsp. rotundata cultivar TDr96_F1 chromosome 1, TDr96_F1_v2_PseudoChromosome.rev07_lg8_w22 25.fasta, whole genome shotgun sequence, one region contains:
- the LOC120265230 gene encoding mitochondrial phosphate carrier protein 1, mitochondrial codes for MGEGMEAKGWWKGLRVFSPEYYALCAAGGMLSAGTTHLAITPFDVLKVNMQVNPVKYNSMFSGLKILVKEQGPSSLWRGWAGKFFGYGVQGGCKFGLYEYFKRMYSDALVGQNKSIIFFLSSASAQAIADVALCPFEAVKVRVQAQPWFAKGLADGFPKLKASEGFSGFYKGLFPLWGRNLPFSILMFSTFEHSVDFLYRKVIQTKKEDCSRAQQLAVTCVAGYASGTIGTIVSNPADNIVASLYNKKADSIVQAVKKIGLLNLFTRSLPIRITLVGPVVTLQWFFYDTIKVLTGLPTSGGVITDLDEEH; via the exons ATGGGAGAAGGAATGGAGGCGAAGGGGTGGTGGAAAGGGCTTAGGGTTTTTAGCCCGGAGTACTATGCTTTGTGTGCTGCGGGTGGGATGCTGAGCGCTGGGACTACCCATCTTGCGATTACGCCCTTTGATGTCTTGAAAGTTAACATGCag GTGAACCCTGTTAAGTATAACAGCATGTTTTCGGGCTTGAAAATTCTGGTGAAAGAACAAGGCCCTTCATCTCTTTGGAGGGGTTGGGCTGGCAAGTTCTTTGGATATGGTGTTCAAGGTGGCTGCAAGTTTGGACTTTATGAATACTTCAAACGGATGTATTCAGATGCTCTGGTTGGACAGAACAAGAGCATTATCTTCTTTCTCAGCAGTGCATCCGCTCAGGCAATTGCAGATGTTGCTCTTTGCCCTTTTGAAGCTGTCAAAGTCCGTGTTCAGGCACAGCCTTGGTTTGCCAAGGGGTTGGCTGATGGTTTTCCAAAGTTAAAAGCCTCAGAGGGCTTTTCAGG CTTTTACAAAGGGCTTTTTCCACTTTGGGGTCGCAATCTTCCAT TTTCCATTCTTATGTTTTCAACATTTGAACACTCGGTGGACTTTTTATACCGTAAAGTCatacaaacaaagaaagaggATTGTTCAAGAGCTCAGCAGCTTGCTGTGACTTGTGTAGCTGGTTATGCGTCAGGGACTATTGGTACCATTGTTTCAAATCCAGCGGACAACATTGTTGCTTCTCTTTATAATAAAAAGGCTGACAGTATAGTTCAG GCTGTGAAGAAAATCGGACTTCTCAATTTATTTACGAGAAGCCTTCCTATCCGGATCACACTTGTGGGACCTGTTGTAACTTTGCAATGGTTCTTCTATGATACCATTAAAGTATTAACTGGACT GCCGACGAGTGGAGGAGTTATCACTGATTTGGATGAAGAACACTGA